The following coding sequences are from one Vulpes vulpes isolate BD-2025 chromosome 12, VulVul3, whole genome shotgun sequence window:
- the ZNF821 gene encoding zinc finger protein 821 isoform X2 has translation MCPVCGRALSSPGSLGRHLLIHSEDQRSNCAVCGARFTSHATFNSEKLPEVLNMESLPPAHSEGPSSAEGKDIAFSPPVYPAGILLVCNNCAAYRKLLEAQTPSVRKWALRRQNEPLEVRLQRLERERTAKKSRRDNETPEEREVRRMRDREAKRLQRMQETDEQRARRLQRDREAMRLKRANETPEKRQARLIREREAKRLKRRLEKMDMMLRAQFGQDPSAMAALAAEMNFFQLPVSGVELDSQLLGKMAFEEQNSSSLH, from the exons ATGTGTCCTGTCTGTGGCCGGGCCCTAAGCTCCCCAGGGTCATTGGGTCGTCACCTCCTAATCCACTCGGAAGACCAGAGGTCTAActgtgctgtgtgtggagcccGTTTTACCAGCCATGCCACATTTAACAG TGAGAAACTCCCTGAAGTACTTAACATGGAATCCCTACCCCCAGCCCATAGTGAGGGCCCCTCCAGTGCTGAGGGGAAGGACATTGCCTTTAGTCCTCCAGTGTACCCTGCTGGAATTCTGCTTGTGTGCAACAATTGTGCTGCCTACCGTAAGCTACTGGAAGCACAGACCCCCAGTGTTCGCAAGTGGGCCCTACGCCGACAGAATGAACCTTTGGAGGTTCGGCTGCAGCGGCTGGAACGAGAGCGCACAGCCAAGAAAAGTCGGCGGGACAATGAGACCCCAGAGGAGCGGGAAGTAAGGCGAATGAGGGACCGTGAAGCCAAGCGCCTGCAGCGCATGCAGGAGACAGATGAGCAGCGAGCACGCCGGCTGCAGCGGGATCGAGAGGCTATGAGGCTGAAGCGGGCCAATGAAACCCCAGAAAAGAGGCAGGCCCGGCTCATCCGGGAGCGGGAAGCCAAGCGGCTCAAGAGGAGGCTGGAGAAAATGGACATGATGTTACGAGCCCAGTTTGGCCAGGACCCTTCTGCCATGGCGGCCTTAGCAGCCGAAATGAACTTCTTCCAGCTACCTGTGAGTGGGGTGGAGTTGGACAGCCAGCTCCTGGGCAAGATGGCCTTTGAAGAGCAGAACAGCAGCTCTCTGCACTGA
- the ATXN1L gene encoding ataxin-1-like: MKPVHERSQECLPPKKRDLPVTSEDMGRTTSCSTNHTPSSDASEWSRGVVVAGQSQAGARVSLGGDGAEAITGLTVDQYGMLYKVAVPPATFSPTGLPSVVNMSPLPPTFNVASSLIQHPGIHYPPIHYAQLPSTSLQFIGSPYSLPYAVPPNFLPSPLLSPSANLATSHLPHFVPYASLLAEGATPPPQASSPAHSFNKAPATSPPGQLPHHSSTQPLDLAPGRMPIYYQMSRLPAGYTLHETPPAGASPILTPQEGQSALEAAAANGQRQRERNLVRRESEALDSPNSKSEGQGLVPVVECVVDGQLFSGSQTARVEVAVPAHRGTPDTDLEVQRVVGALASQDYRVVTAQRKDEPSPLNLSHHTPDHQGEGRGSARNPAEMAEKNQARGFYPQSHQEPVKHRPLPKAMVVANGNLVPTGTDPGLLPMGSEILVASSLDMQARATFPDKEPTPPPITSSHLPSHFMKGAIIQLATGELKRVEDLQTQDFVRSAEVSGGLKIDSSTVVDIQESQWPGFVMLHFVVGEQQSKVSIEVPPEHPFFVYGQGWSSCSPGRTAQLFSLPCHRLQVGDVCISISLQSLNSNSVSQASCAPPGQLGPPRERPERTVLGPREQCDSEGKSQPSGEGSQMVEPSQPEPGAQACWPAPSFQRYSMQGEEARAALLRPSFIPQEVKLSIEGRSNAGK, from the coding sequence ATGAAACCTGTTCATGAGAGGAGTCAGGAATGCCTTCCACCAAAGAAACGAGACCTCCCCGTGACCAGCGAGGATATGGGGAGAACTACCAGCTGCTCAACTAACCACACACCCTCCAGTGATGCCTCTGAATGGTCCCGAGGGGTTGTGGTGGCCGGGCAGAGCCAGGCAGGAGCCAGAGTCAGCCTGGGGGGTGATGGAGCTGAGGCCATCACGGGTCTGACGGTGGACCAGTATGGCATGCTGTATAAGGTGGCTGTGCCACCTGCTACCTTCTCCCCAACTGGCCTCCCATCTGTGGTGAACATGAGCCCCTTGCCCCCCACATTTAATGTAGCGTCTTCACTGATTCAACATCCAGGAATCCACTATCCCCCAATCCACTATGCTCAACTCCCGTCCACCTCTCTGCAGTTTATTGGGTCTCCTTACAGCCTTCCTTATGCTGTACCACCCAATTTCCTACCAagtcccctcctttctccttctgccaacCTCGCCACCTCTCACCTTCCACACTTTGTGCCATATGCCTCGCTCCTGGCAGAAGGAGCCACTCCTCCCCCCCAGGCTTCATCCCCAGCCCACTCATTCAACAAAGCTCCTGCCACCTCCCCACCTGGGCAGTTGCCACATCACTCAAGTACTCAGCCACTGGACCTTGCTCCAGGCCGGATGCCCATTTATTATCAGATGTCCAGGCTACCTGCTGGGTACACTTTGCATGAAACCCCTCCAGCAGGTGCCAGCCCAATTCTTACCCCTCAGGAGGGCCAGTCTGCTCTGGAAGCAGCCGCTGCCAACGGACAGAGACAGCGAGAACGAAATTTAGTAAGACGGGAAAGTGAAGCCCTCGACTCCCCCAACAGCAAGAGTGAAGGCCAGGGACTGGTGCCAGTGGTAGAATGTGTGGTGGATGGACAGTTGTTTTCAGGTTCTCAGACTGCACGGGTAGAGGTGGCAGTGCCAGCACACCGAGGGACCCCAGACACCGACCTCGAGGTCCAGCGGGTGGTTGGCGCTTTAGCTTCTCAGGACTATCGTGTGGTGACAGCTCAGAGGAAGGATGAGCCCAGCCCCCTCAACCTGTCGCATCATACCCCTGACCATCAGGGTGAGGGGCGAGGTTCAGCCAGGAACCCAGCAGAGATGGCCGAGAAAAATCAGGCCCGAGGGTTCTACCCTCAGTCCCATCAGGAACCGGTGAAACATAGACCTTTACCCAAAGCAATGGTTGTAGCCAATGGCAACCTGGTGCCCACTGGAACTGACCCAGGTCTGCTGCCCATGGGCTCGGAGATCCTGGTGGCATCAAGTTTGGACATGCAGGCCAGAGCCACCTTCCCAGATAAGGAGCCAACGCCACCCCCCATTACCTCCTCCCACTTGCCCTCCCATTTCATGAAAGGCGCCATCATCCAGCTGGCTACAGGGGAGCTGAAGCGGGTGGAGGACCTCCAGACCCAGGACTTTGTGCGCAGTGCCGAAGTGAGCGGGGGGCTGAAGATTGACTCTAGCACGGTCGTGGACATTCAGGAGAGCCAGTGGCCTGGATTTGTCATGCTGCATTTTGTGGTTGGTGAGCAGCAGAGCAAAGTGAGCATCGAGGTGCCCCCCGAGCACCCCTTCTTTGTGTATGGCCAGGGCTGGtcctcctgcagccctgggcgGACTGCACAGCTCTTCTCTTTGCCCTGCCATCGGCTGCAGGTGGGAGATGTCTGCATCTCTATCAGTTTACAGAGCTTGAACAGTAACTCAGTTTCTCAGGCTAGCTGCGCTCCCCCAGGCCAGCTGGGTCCCCCCCGAGAAAGGCCTGAGAGGACAGTGTTGGGACCCAGAGAGCAATGTGACAGTGAGGGGAAGAGCCAGCCGTCAGGTGAGGGCTCCCAAATGGTAGAGCCCTCGCAGCCGGAGCCTGGTGCTCAGGCCTGCTGGCCAGCCCCAAGCTTCCAAAGATACAGCATGCAAGGGGAGGAGGCGCGAGCCGCACTGCTCCGTCCCTCTTTCATTCCGCAGGAGGTAAAGCTGTCCATCGAAGGGCGTTCCAATGCAGGAAAATGA
- the ZNF821 gene encoding zinc finger protein 821 isoform X1, with product MSRRKQTNPNKVHWDQVFAGLEEQARQAMMKTDFPGDLGSQRQAIQQLRDQDSSSSDSEGDEEETTQDEVSSHTSEEDGGVVKVEKELENTEQPVGGNEVPEHEVTGNLNSDPLLGICQCPLCQLDCGSREQLIAHVYQHTAAVVSAKSYMCPVCGRALSSPGSLGRHLLIHSEDQRSNCAVCGARFTSHATFNSEKLPEVLNMESLPPAHSEGPSSAEGKDIAFSPPVYPAGILLVCNNCAAYRKLLEAQTPSVRKWALRRQNEPLEVRLQRLERERTAKKSRRDNETPEEREVRRMRDREAKRLQRMQETDEQRARRLQRDREAMRLKRANETPEKRQARLIREREAKRLKRRLEKMDMMLRAQFGQDPSAMAALAAEMNFFQLPVSGVELDSQLLGKMAFEEQNSSSLH from the exons ATGTCCCGTCGGAAACAGACAAATCCGAATAAAGTTCACT GGGATCAAGTATTTGCTGGGTTAGAAGAGCAAGCCCGCCAGGCGATGATGAAAACTGATTTTCCTGGAGACCTTGGCAGTCAGCGACAAGCTATCCAACAACTAAGAGATCAGGACTCCAGTAGCA GTGACAGTGAGGGTGATGAAGAGGAGACCACACAAGATGAAGTCTCTTCCCACACATCAGAGGAAGATGGAGGGGTGGTCAAAGTGGAGAAAGAGTTAGAAAATACGGAGCagcctgttggtgggaatgaagtGCCAGAGCATGAG GTCACGGGGAACTTGAATTCTGACCCCTTACTTGGAATCTGCCAGTGTCCCCTCTGCCAGCTAGACTGTGGGAGTCGGGAGCAGCTGATTGCTCATGTGTACCAG CACACTGCAGCAGTGGTGAGCGCCAAGAGCTACATGTGTCCTGTCTGTGGCCGGGCCCTAAGCTCCCCAGGGTCATTGGGTCGTCACCTCCTAATCCACTCGGAAGACCAGAGGTCTAActgtgctgtgtgtggagcccGTTTTACCAGCCATGCCACATTTAACAG TGAGAAACTCCCTGAAGTACTTAACATGGAATCCCTACCCCCAGCCCATAGTGAGGGCCCCTCCAGTGCTGAGGGGAAGGACATTGCCTTTAGTCCTCCAGTGTACCCTGCTGGAATTCTGCTTGTGTGCAACAATTGTGCTGCCTACCGTAAGCTACTGGAAGCACAGACCCCCAGTGTTCGCAAGTGGGCCCTACGCCGACAGAATGAACCTTTGGAGGTTCGGCTGCAGCGGCTGGAACGAGAGCGCACAGCCAAGAAAAGTCGGCGGGACAATGAGACCCCAGAGGAGCGGGAAGTAAGGCGAATGAGGGACCGTGAAGCCAAGCGCCTGCAGCGCATGCAGGAGACAGATGAGCAGCGAGCACGCCGGCTGCAGCGGGATCGAGAGGCTATGAGGCTGAAGCGGGCCAATGAAACCCCAGAAAAGAGGCAGGCCCGGCTCATCCGGGAGCGGGAAGCCAAGCGGCTCAAGAGGAGGCTGGAGAAAATGGACATGATGTTACGAGCCCAGTTTGGCCAGGACCCTTCTGCCATGGCGGCCTTAGCAGCCGAAATGAACTTCTTCCAGCTACCTGTGAGTGGGGTGGAGTTGGACAGCCAGCTCCTGGGCAAGATGGCCTTTGAAGAGCAGAACAGCAGCTCTCTGCACTGA